The Litoribacterium kuwaitense genomic interval GATCATATGTTTACGATTGATGGTATGCTTACCTCGCACTTTGGTCCGGAAGGGGTTGGCTGGCGTCAACCGAAAGAAGGGGATATCGCTTTAAATGAAGAAGTTGAGCCGATCTATAAAACATTACCCGATGACCCTAATGAGGAAAGGCCTTCTAATATAAGTTGGGGCGCAATGGGACAATTTTGGCATTTCCGCGGACTGCGGGACGCTGAGGTACAAGGGACGGACATTTATTCGCGGACGGGTTTTGAACGCCGTTTGCAAGAGGCCACGTTGCTTTACGATGGTTTTGAGCCTTCAGAAGATAAAATATACCCGTATTGGAAAGTATGGATCGATCCAAATGTGGCGAATGAACTAGCAATGTTAAAAACGAACATGATAGATTATATTGAGCAAAATACCGTTCAGTTTATTACAGGCGCAAAAAACATTGAGACGGAATGGGATAGCTATGTTCAAGGGCTAGAACAATTAAACGCCACGCGCTACTTAGAGATTATGCAAAATGCATATGATGAAGTGAAGTAATAAAGCATAACAATTTGTTCATAATGGCAAAGAAGCGAACTCGGATTAGGGCACGAGTTCGCTTTTTTTATAGAAGGAGAGTGACTGTTAAAAAGAGAATTCTATTGTCTGAGAGACCTGCAGCTTAACAAGATAGATCAATATAAAATACGGAGGCATCATCATCATGACATGCTCCTCGTATCATTGAAAATGATGATGCCAGCTCGTTAAAATGAACTATCTAGCCATGCTTTTTAGTCAGTCAAATGACTCTTAAAAATGCATTGGCAGATACCTAATTCAGTTTAGTGAAAATTCAAAGCGTAAAGGGTTTTAAGTTCACTTTACAAATCATAAGGCCATAATAGTGTCATAGGTTGTCGTATCTATGATAGAGTAGGTGAGTGCCTATCATTTCGGGTTTCGAAAAGAAAAATTAAGAGATAACAAAGGGGGATTGGGCTGATGAAAAAGGTTCCCCATCAGTGGAAGGTCGTTATTACTGTATTGCTTGGGACGTTTACTGTCATTTTGAACAATAGTATGCTCAATCCGGCGATTCCGGAATTTCGTCATATATTTAATGCAACCCCAGTGGCAGTCGGCTGGATTATTTCAATCTTTATGGTTGGCATGGGAATGACGATGCCGCTGACAGGTTTTTTGTCCAGTAAATTTGGCAAAAAGAAGGTTTATATGACTGGATTGGCGATCTTCGTCATTGCTTCGTTCCTTGGTTCACTTGCCTGGAACCTCGGGTCATTGGTTGCTTTTCGAGGCATACAGGGAGTGGGCGGCGGAATGATGATGCCGCTCTCGATGGCGTTTATTTTTGACGCTTTTCCGCGCGAGCAGCGTGGTAAAGCGATGGGCGTATGGGGTGTAGCGGCAATGGTCGCTCCATCCATCGGGCCAACTTTAGGCGGCTTTCTCGTGGAATTTGCTAATTGGCACTATTTGTTTTTATGTAATATTCCAGTAGGTATTATCGGATTTATGGCTGCACAAAAGTATTTGAAAAAAGAATCTGGAGATCGAGAGCGAATGTTTGACGTTAAAGGTTTTGTCTTTGTGACGGTCGGTGTTGGGCTTGTTATGGTTGTCCTTAGCCGTGTTCGATCGGTAGCAGAAGCGCTAGATCCGTTGAACATCACATTATTGATCATTGGAATAATATCATTCATCGCGTTTGTGCTCGTTGAACGGAAAACGGAAACTCCATTACTAGACGTATCGTTATTTCGAATCCCAGCCTACACAATTTCAGTATGGGTGACCGTTTCCTCGTCTATTAGTCTTTTTGCAGGCATTTACTTATTGCCTCTCTTAATTCAGGACGTCTACGGCTACAATGCTGTTGTGACTGGACTCGTTTTGTTGCCGGGAGCGATTTGTACAGGAATATTCATGAATGTTGGGGGAAGGCTTCTTGATAAATCAGGCCCGACAAAGGTCGTGACAGTAGGTTTAGTCATTATGGCAATTGCATTTATGATGCTCGGACAAATTGAGGTGGCCACGTCGATGTGGTTTCTCGTTGTATTAATGGGTGTTCGTGGAGTTGGGAATGGATTAACGAATATTCCAGCGACCACGACAGGCATGAATAGCATCCCAGATAAAGATGTCGCTCAAGGATCAGCGATGAACAATGTGATTCGCCAAATAAGCTCTGCGTTTGCAGTTGTTTTTGCTTCGTTGTATTTTCAGCTCCGTTCAAACGCATTAGAGCCGTCCATAGGAGAAAAGGCAGCACAGCTAGGAGCAATTACCGAATTTTTCTGGATTACTGGTTTTTTACTCGCATTAACGATACCAGCGGGCATATTGCTGGGGAGAACGACCAGTGCACCGAGAAAAAAAGCGTCATCTGAACCGCATGGAGCGTAAGGATTTCACCGGTGTGTTGTCCTTCTAAGAGCTCTAAGTTATATTCGAGTCTTCGCTTTTTTGCGCCTCGTATGACATGCGTTTATACATTCTAATGGTCTAAGTGTAGGAAAATCCAAAGAGGGTTTTTCTACACGCTAATGTTTATTATCGATCTTACATAGTTTAGCTATTGAAGAGAAATGACATTAAAAATACAATGTTTGATATGATAAGTGAAAATGGCGGAGGTACAGCAATGAAAAGAATTTTCGGTTTTCTGAAGAATTACAAATTAGCGACAGCTGTAGCTCTTTCGCTTATGGTTTTTGAGTTAGCTGTTGAGCTTATTCAGCCAATGATTATTGGTCAAATCATCGATAAAGGTATTGTCCAACAAGATGTGTCTACGATTTATTGGTATGGGGGGATTCTTTTAGGCCTTTCGTTGTTAGCGTTTGGGGCAGGTTTGCTTACTTCTTTTTATGCCGCTCATGCGAGTCAAGGTGTCAGTTACGATTTGCGAGAAAAGCTCTATGCTAAAATACAGTCTTTCGCGTACTCAAATTTTAATCAATTTCCAACGTCCTCATTGATTACAAGATTGACTGCCGATATTGTTCAAGTGCAGAATGTCGTATTTATGGCGTTACGCTTTGCGACGAGAGCGCCGTTATTTGTCATTTCCGGGACCGTCATGGCTTTTTTTATTGATTGGCAGATTGCGCTCGTATTGTTTATTTTCATGCCCGTATTAGGCTTATTTATGTACATCGTATTAAAACGGGTTCATGGGAAATTTAGAGTTGTGCAAAAGAAGCTTGATCATGTAAACAGAGTGATGCAAGAAAACCTAGCGGGGATGCGCTTAATTAAAGCGTTTCTAAGAAGAAAACATGAGAACAAACGTTTTGCAAAGGCAAGTAAAGACTTGAAGGATACAGCAGTTTCAGCGATGCAAATTGTTGAAATCGCTATGCCGACGGGAATGTTTATTATGAACCTTAGTATCATCGCGATCTTATGGTTTGGCGAACTGCAAGTGGCGACAATGAACGCTTCGTCCGGGGATGTTGTCGCGATTATTAACTATGCAACACGGGTCATGGGCTCACTAACAGCATTCTCAATGATTGCTTTAGGATTTTCACGGGCGCAAGCGTCAGCAGATCGAATAGGGGAAGTGCTCGATACGAATGCTGACGTAAATGATGATAAAGTTGGAGAAAAAACACTTGCCCATTCAGGGGAAGGGCGGATTCAATTTAACGACGTATCATTTCGTTATCCAAACAACAGCCAAGATGTTGTACAGGACGTCACGATCGACATTCGTCCTGGTGAACGGATTGCAGTCCTTGGTGCAACGGGTTCAGGTAAAACGTCTTTGTTTCAGCTGATTCCACGACTTTACGAAGCAACAGCAGGTCAAGTTTTGGTAAATGGTATTGATGTGCAGGATTACCGGCTGGATGCTTTGCGCAGACAGATGGGCTATGTGCCTCAAGAAGTCATTTTGTTCTCGGGAACCGTGGCGCATAATATCGCTTGGGGAAAGGAAGAAGCAACACAAGAGGAGATTCGCGAGGCAGCAGTGGCGGCGCAAATCCATGAGACGATTATGAACCTGCCGAAACAATACGAGACACATTTAGGTCAAAAAGGCGTCAATCTATCCGGGGGACAAAAGCAAAGGCTGTCTATTGCAAGAGCGCTTGTGCGCAGACCTTCGATACTGCTTTTGGATGATAGCACAAGTGCGCTCGACGTAAAAACGGAAGGGAAACTGCTAGAAGCGTTAAAAACGTACCAATGTACGACGTTGCTCATTACGCAAAAGGTGAGCACGACAACACAGACAGATCGGATCCTCCTGATGGAAGATGGGCGTTTACGAGC includes:
- a CDS encoding MDR family MFS transporter, producing the protein MKKVPHQWKVVITVLLGTFTVILNNSMLNPAIPEFRHIFNATPVAVGWIISIFMVGMGMTMPLTGFLSSKFGKKKVYMTGLAIFVIASFLGSLAWNLGSLVAFRGIQGVGGGMMMPLSMAFIFDAFPREQRGKAMGVWGVAAMVAPSIGPTLGGFLVEFANWHYLFLCNIPVGIIGFMAAQKYLKKESGDRERMFDVKGFVFVTVGVGLVMVVLSRVRSVAEALDPLNITLLIIGIISFIAFVLVERKTETPLLDVSLFRIPAYTISVWVTVSSSISLFAGIYLLPLLIQDVYGYNAVVTGLVLLPGAICTGIFMNVGGRLLDKSGPTKVVTVGLVIMAIAFMMLGQIEVATSMWFLVVLMGVRGVGNGLTNIPATTTGMNSIPDKDVAQGSAMNNVIRQISSAFAVVFASLYFQLRSNALEPSIGEKAAQLGAITEFFWITGFLLALTIPAGILLGRTTSAPRKKASSEPHGA
- a CDS encoding ABC transporter ATP-binding protein, encoding MKRIFGFLKNYKLATAVALSLMVFELAVELIQPMIIGQIIDKGIVQQDVSTIYWYGGILLGLSLLAFGAGLLTSFYAAHASQGVSYDLREKLYAKIQSFAYSNFNQFPTSSLITRLTADIVQVQNVVFMALRFATRAPLFVISGTVMAFFIDWQIALVLFIFMPVLGLFMYIVLKRVHGKFRVVQKKLDHVNRVMQENLAGMRLIKAFLRRKHENKRFAKASKDLKDTAVSAMQIVEIAMPTGMFIMNLSIIAILWFGELQVATMNASSGDVVAIINYATRVMGSLTAFSMIALGFSRAQASADRIGEVLDTNADVNDDKVGEKTLAHSGEGRIQFNDVSFRYPNNSQDVVQDVTIDIRPGERIAVLGATGSGKTSLFQLIPRLYEATAGQVLVNGIDVQDYRLDALRRQMGYVPQEVILFSGTVAHNIAWGKEEATQEEIREAAVAAQIHETIMNLPKQYETHLGQKGVNLSGGQKQRLSIARALVRRPSILLLDDSTSALDVKTEGKLLEALKTYQCTTLLITQKVSTTTQTDRILLMEDGRLRASGTHEELLAYDELYQTIYASQVGEEGEHIAK